One region of Bosea sp. 29B genomic DNA includes:
- a CDS encoding ABC transporter substrate-binding protein, whose product MIRSRLAAALIAAAGLALATGAQAQSAPKNVLRVAPHADLKTLDPVAASVLITRMHGLMIYETLFAWDAKLQPRPQMVESFSTSDDKLSWSFTLRPGLKFHDGQPVTTRDVIASLKRWMARDTIGGKLGEYTEGMTVVDDRTFLLKLKKPMALVPFALGSAVGNIPAIMREADAASDPLKPITEAVGSGPFRFNRAEWRSGAKVVYDRNPDYVPRSEPPDGLAGGRIVKVDRVEWLIMPDPATAAAALQTGEIDIWEQPSQDLVPMIAATKEIKVERYASLPDQALLRPNHLYPPFDNPKARLALAYATDQAEFLAGGFGDEEWWQRCNSYFICGGPNGTEAGAEGFAKPDLAKAKQLLAESGYKGEPLALMSSMDIPSIGRMAEVAADSLRKAGFNIDLQFSDWGTVATRQQNRSAPGRAGWNLFVTTIPGATMQSPLTNVGTNMACEKAWAGWACDAQTETLRGAVVDAPDEAGRKAAVETLHRHLAEVQPYRVLGQFVQPYARRANVAGVLAAPVMLFWNIEKQ is encoded by the coding sequence ATGATCCGCTCCCGCCTCGCTGCCGCACTCATCGCAGCGGCCGGCCTCGCCCTTGCCACTGGGGCGCAGGCGCAGTCCGCACCGAAAAACGTGTTGCGTGTCGCTCCGCACGCCGACCTCAAGACGCTCGATCCCGTCGCCGCCTCGGTGCTGATCACCCGTATGCACGGGCTGATGATCTATGAGACCTTGTTCGCCTGGGATGCCAAGCTCCAGCCTAGGCCGCAGATGGTCGAGAGCTTCTCGACCTCGGACGACAAGCTCAGCTGGAGCTTCACGCTGCGGCCGGGCCTCAAATTCCATGACGGCCAGCCGGTGACGACGCGCGACGTCATCGCCTCGCTGAAGCGCTGGATGGCGCGCGACACGATCGGCGGCAAGCTCGGCGAGTACACCGAGGGCATGACGGTGGTCGATGACCGGACCTTCCTGCTCAAGCTGAAGAAGCCGATGGCGCTGGTGCCGTTCGCGCTTGGCTCGGCGGTCGGCAACATCCCGGCGATCATGCGCGAGGCCGATGCGGCGAGCGATCCGCTGAAGCCGATCACCGAGGCGGTCGGCTCCGGCCCGTTCAGGTTCAACCGCGCAGAATGGCGCAGCGGTGCCAAGGTCGTCTACGACAGGAACCCCGATTATGTGCCACGCTCCGAGCCGCCCGACGGTCTCGCCGGCGGGCGCATCGTCAAGGTCGACCGGGTCGAGTGGCTGATCATGCCCGATCCGGCGACGGCCGCAGCCGCGCTGCAGACCGGTGAGATCGACATCTGGGAGCAGCCGAGCCAGGACCTCGTGCCGATGATCGCGGCGACGAAGGAGATCAAGGTCGAGCGCTATGCCAGCCTGCCGGACCAGGCGCTGCTGCGGCCCAATCATCTCTACCCGCCCTTCGACAACCCGAAGGCGCGGCTCGCTCTCGCCTATGCCACCGACCAGGCCGAATTTTTGGCCGGCGGCTTCGGCGACGAGGAGTGGTGGCAGCGCTGCAATTCCTATTTCATCTGCGGTGGGCCGAACGGCACGGAAGCCGGCGCCGAGGGCTTCGCCAAGCCCGACCTCGCTAAGGCCAAGCAGCTGCTAGCCGAGAGCGGCTACAAGGGCGAGCCGCTGGCGCTGATGTCGAGCATGGACATCCCCTCGATCGGCCGCATGGCCGAGGTCGCGGCCGACAGCCTGCGCAAGGCAGGATTCAACATCGATCTGCAGTTCTCCGATTGGGGCACGGTGGCGACGCGCCAGCAGAACCGCAGCGCGCCCGGACGCGCCGGCTGGAACCTCTTCGTCACCACCATTCCCGGCGCGACCATGCAGTCGCCGCTGACCAATGTCGGCACCAACATGGCTTGCGAGAAGGCCTGGGCCGGCTGGGCCTGCGATGCGCAGACCGAGACGCTGCGCGGCGCTGTCGTCGATGCGCCCGACGAAGCCGGCCGCAAGGCGGCGGTCGAGACCTTGCACAGGCACCTTGCCGAGGTTCAGCCCTATCGCGTGCTCGGCCAGTTCGTTCAGCCCTATGCTCGGCGCGCCAATGTCGCCGGCGTGCTCGCCGCGCCGGTCATGCTGTTCTGGAACATCGAGAAGCAATGA
- a CDS encoding serine hydrolase domain-containing protein: MVDWTKGRSEAQALAELWTRQGGPGGAIVLFDRDGVRESASGGFAVIEHRLPFTPDTQNRLASISKHICAALLLREGVSLDATLGSFIPELPGALGAVPLGRALDMTGGLPDMMEALWQQGTPFTASLSAGEIFAAACRLPGLNGEPGSEMAYSNTGWRLAQAVLERRTGKGAAQLVEEMMAPAALPIRFVSDESEVVPGLATGYWHDGQAWRRGFYGFNFSASGGMAGSAAGLARWAAGLIAGRGSQAGLLDQLAAPRQFADGSESGYRLGLVASRLGGVKVIGHGGSLTGYRNHMLMAPEQGAGVVVLTNREEDALWPALRVLAVLTGEALPDDPVSVPTGLYAAEDGPFWAEFAGGAISVMGGYEKLVSDGDGGLRSLPAYLDIALKAETDGAFSGRIGGVSRRLLPVPAETTLDERLVGRWRDERLGVEITIRADGTASWPWAGTIGLTTPLTPLPGGRALADLKHGPWRHRPCLWLQADGSLRLASHRSRILHFTRIDQERRP; this comes from the coding sequence ATGGTCGACTGGACGAAGGGACGCAGCGAGGCGCAGGCGCTCGCCGAGCTCTGGACGCGGCAAGGCGGACCGGGTGGCGCTATCGTGCTGTTCGATCGTGACGGCGTGCGCGAGAGCGCCAGTGGCGGCTTCGCCGTGATCGAGCATCGCCTGCCCTTCACCCCCGATACGCAGAACCGGCTGGCCTCGATCAGCAAGCACATCTGCGCCGCCCTGCTGTTGCGCGAGGGCGTATCGCTCGACGCGACGCTCGGCAGCTTCATCCCCGAACTACCGGGGGCGCTGGGCGCGGTGCCGCTCGGCCGGGCGCTCGACATGACCGGCGGGCTGCCGGACATGATGGAAGCGCTCTGGCAGCAGGGCACGCCGTTCACCGCGAGCCTTTCCGCTGGCGAAATCTTCGCCGCCGCCTGCCGCCTGCCCGGACTCAATGGCGAGCCCGGCAGCGAGATGGCCTACTCGAACACCGGCTGGCGCCTGGCGCAGGCGGTCCTCGAACGTCGAACCGGCAAGGGCGCTGCGCAACTGGTCGAGGAGATGATGGCACCGGCTGCGCTGCCGATCCGCTTCGTTTCCGACGAGAGCGAGGTCGTTCCCGGCCTCGCCACCGGCTACTGGCATGACGGCCAGGCTTGGCGCCGCGGCTTCTACGGCTTCAACTTCTCGGCTTCGGGTGGCATGGCCGGCAGCGCTGCGGGCTTGGCGCGCTGGGCGGCGGGCCTGATCGCCGGGCGTGGTTCTCAGGCCGGGCTGCTCGACCAACTCGCCGCCCCGCGCCAGTTCGCCGATGGCAGCGAGAGCGGCTATCGCCTCGGCCTGGTCGCGAGCCGGCTCGGCGGCGTCAAGGTCATTGGCCATGGCGGCTCGCTGACCGGCTACCGCAACCACATGCTGATGGCGCCGGAGCAGGGCGCCGGCGTCGTCGTGCTGACCAATCGCGAGGAGGATGCGCTCTGGCCTGCTTTGCGCGTGCTGGCGGTGCTTACCGGCGAAGCCTTGCCTGATGATCCGGTGAGTGTTCCGACTGGGCTCTATGCGGCCGAGGACGGACCGTTCTGGGCCGAGTTCGCGGGCGGCGCCATCAGCGTCATGGGTGGCTATGAGAAACTGGTCTCGGATGGCGATGGCGGGCTGCGCAGCCTGCCGGCCTATCTCGACATCGCCCTGAAGGCCGAAACCGACGGCGCCTTCAGCGGCCGGATCGGCGGCGTGTCGCGCCGGCTGCTGCCGGTGCCGGCTGAGACGACGCTGGACGAGCGCCTCGTCGGGCGCTGGCGCGACGAGCGGCTCGGCGTCGAGATCACGATCCGGGCCGATGGCACGGCATCCTGGCCCTGGGCCGGGACGATCGGCCTCACAACCCCGCTGACGCCACTTCCCGGTGGGCGGGCGCTGGCCGATCTGAAGCATGGCCCCTGGCGGCACCGGCCTTGCTTGTGGCTGCAGGCGGACGGGAGCCTGCGCCTTGCAAGCCATCGTTCGCGCATCCTGCATTTCACCCGCATCGACCAGGAACGCCGGCCATGA
- a CDS encoding ABC transporter substrate-binding protein, with protein sequence MIRSRLVAALFGTTALLLAAGVQAQPAPKNVLRVAPHADLKTLDPVAASIVITRMHGLMIYETLFAWDANLQPRPQMVESFSTADDKLSWTFTLRSGLKFHDGQPVTTRDVIASLARWMKRDTIGGKLGEYTEGMEAKDDRTFVLKLKKPMALVPFALGSAVGQIPVIMREADAATDPMKPVAETIGSGPFRFNRAEWRSGAKVVYDRNPDYVPRPEPADGLAGGRVVKVDRVEWLIMPDAATAAAALQTGEIDIWEQPSQDLIPVVATAKDVKVERYSNLANQVMLRPNSLHPPFDNPKARLALAYATDQAEFLAGGFGDEEWWKRCAAYFICGAPNGTQAGTEGYAKPDLEKAKRLLAEAGYKGEKLVLTTSNDIAAIGRMAEVAASQLKKVGVTVDVQFSDWGTVTTRQQNKSPPDQGGWNLFVTYASGATMQSPMTNIGTNMACEKAWAGWPCDAEAEKLRGAVVDAPDDAARKAAVEALHKRLAEMQPYRVLGQFDQPYARRINVSGVLAAPVMLFWNIEKK encoded by the coding sequence ATGATCCGATCCCGCCTTGTCGCCGCTCTGTTCGGCACGACCGCGCTGCTGCTCGCCGCTGGTGTGCAGGCACAGCCGGCGCCGAAGAACGTGCTGCGTGTCGCGCCGCATGCCGATCTCAAGACGCTTGATCCCGTCGCCGCCTCGATCGTCATCACCCGCATGCACGGGCTGATGATCTACGAGACCCTGTTCGCCTGGGACGCCAACCTCCAGCCCAGGCCGCAGATGGTCGAGAGCTTCTCGACCGCGGACGACAAGCTGAGCTGGACCTTCACCCTGCGGTCGGGCCTCAAATTCCACGACGGCCAGCCTGTGACCACGCGCGACGTCATCGCCTCGCTGGCGCGCTGGATGAAGCGCGACACGATTGGCGGCAAGCTCGGCGAGTACACCGAGGGCATGGAGGCAAAGGACGACAGGACTTTCGTGCTCAAGCTGAAGAAGCCGATGGCGCTGGTCCCGTTCGCGCTCGGCTCGGCTGTCGGCCAGATCCCGGTGATCATGCGCGAGGCTGATGCCGCGACCGACCCGATGAAGCCGGTGGCCGAGACGATCGGCTCGGGCCCGTTCAGGTTCAACCGGGCGGAATGGCGCAGCGGCGCCAAGGTCGTCTACGACAGGAATCCCGACTATGTGCCGCGCCCGGAGCCGGCCGACGGGCTCGCTGGCGGGCGCGTCGTCAAGGTCGATCGCGTAGAATGGCTGATCATGCCGGATGCGGCGACCGCTGCCGCCGCCCTGCAGACCGGCGAGATCGACATCTGGGAGCAGCCGAGCCAGGACCTGATCCCGGTGGTCGCCACGGCCAAGGACGTCAAGGTCGAGCGCTATTCCAACCTCGCCAACCAGGTGATGCTGCGGCCGAACAGCCTGCATCCGCCCTTCGACAACCCGAAGGCGCGGCTCGCTTTGGCCTATGCCACCGACCAGGCTGAGTTCTTGGCCGGCGGCTTCGGTGACGAGGAATGGTGGAAGCGCTGCGCCGCCTACTTCATCTGCGGTGCGCCCAACGGCACGCAGGCAGGTACGGAAGGCTATGCCAAGCCCGATCTGGAGAAGGCGAAGCGGTTGCTGGCGGAGGCCGGCTACAAGGGCGAGAAGCTGGTGCTGACCACCAGCAACGACATCGCCGCGATCGGCCGGATGGCCGAGGTCGCCGCCTCCCAGCTCAAGAAGGTCGGCGTCACCGTCGACGTCCAGTTCTCGGACTGGGGCACCGTCACCACCCGCCAGCAGAACAAGAGCCCGCCGGATCAGGGCGGTTGGAACCTGTTCGTCACCTATGCCTCGGGCGCGACCATGCAGTCGCCGATGACCAATATCGGCACCAACATGGCCTGCGAGAAGGCCTGGGCCGGCTGGCCCTGCGACGCCGAAGCCGAAAAGCTTCGGGGCGCCGTGGTCGACGCGCCAGATGATGCCGCTCGCAAGGCGGCGGTCGAGGCCCTGCACAAGCGCCTGGCCGAGATGCAGCCCTATCGCGTGCTCGGCCAGTTCGACCAGCCTTATGCCAGGCGCATCAACGTTTCGGGTGTGCTGGCGGCTCCGGTCATGCTGTTCTGGAATATCGAGAAGAAATGA
- the rfbB gene encoding dTDP-glucose 4,6-dehydratase: MKRYLVTGGAGFIGSAVVRHLIRQTPHQVLVVDKLTYAGNRDNLSSVSNDPRLAFLQADIGDVAAMRQAFAEFRPDIVMHLAAESHVDRSIDGPAAFIETNIVGSFVLLQEALRHWRALPPAEQAGFRFHQISTDEVFGSLGQDGLFSETSPYQPNSPYSASKAASDHLVRAWHHTYGLPVVLSNCSNNYGPYHFPEKLIPLMILNALEVKDLPVYGSGAQIRDWLHVEDHARALALIAESGRVGESYNVGGSAERSNLEVVKAICVLMDELAPDAALGSRENLIRFVADRPGHDQRYAIDASKIERELGWRPRESFESGLRKTVAWYLENREWWGRIRSGVYRGERLGAG; this comes from the coding sequence ATGAAGCGCTATCTCGTCACCGGCGGGGCCGGCTTCATTGGCTCGGCCGTGGTGCGCCACCTGATCCGGCAGACGCCGCATCAGGTGCTGGTCGTCGACAAGCTGACCTATGCCGGTAACCGCGACAATCTCAGCTCCGTCTCGAACGATCCGCGACTGGCGTTCCTCCAGGCCGATATCGGCGACGTGGCGGCGATGCGGCAGGCCTTTGCCGAGTTCCGCCCCGACATCGTCATGCACCTGGCCGCCGAGAGCCATGTCGACCGCTCGATCGATGGGCCGGCCGCCTTCATCGAGACCAATATCGTCGGCTCCTTCGTGCTGCTGCAGGAGGCGCTGCGGCACTGGCGCGCGCTGCCGCCGGCCGAGCAGGCCGGCTTCCGCTTCCATCAGATCTCGACCGACGAGGTCTTCGGCTCGCTCGGCCAGGACGGGCTGTTCAGCGAGACCTCGCCCTATCAGCCGAACTCGCCCTATTCGGCCTCGAAGGCGGCATCCGACCATCTGGTGCGCGCCTGGCACCACACCTACGGCCTGCCGGTGGTGCTCTCGAACTGCTCGAACAATTACGGGCCCTATCACTTCCCCGAGAAGCTGATCCCGCTGATGATCCTCAACGCACTCGAGGTCAAGGACCTGCCGGTCTACGGCTCCGGCGCCCAGATCAGAGACTGGCTGCATGTCGAGGACCACGCTCGCGCGCTCGCTTTGATCGCCGAAAGCGGGCGGGTCGGCGAGAGCTACAATGTCGGCGGCTCGGCCGAGCGCAGCAACCTCGAGGTGGTCAAGGCGATCTGCGTGCTGATGGACGAACTGGCGCCCGATGCCGCGCTCGGCTCGCGCGAAAACCTGATCCGCTTCGTCGCCGATCGGCCGGGCCACGACCAGCGCTATGCGATCGACGCGTCCAAGATCGAGCGCGAGCTCGGCTGGCGGCCGCGGGAGAGCTTCGAGAGCGGCCTGCGCAAGACGGTCGCCTGGTATCTGGAGAACCGCGAGTGGTGGGGCCGGATCCGCTCTGGCGTCTATCGCGGCGAGCGGCTCGGCGCTGGTTGA
- the rfbC gene encoding dTDP-4-dehydrorhamnose 3,5-epimerase: protein MSKFVFEPLAIPAVVLIKPKKFGDARGYFMETYSAEAFAAAGIDAAFVQDNQSLSATRGVVRGLHFQGPPAAQAKLIRVLKGAIFDVTVDIRVGSPSYGRWCATTLTAEGAEQLFVPRGFAHGFCTLEADTEVVYKVDGPYAPETEGGIAWNDPELAIDWPVAAAEAQLSGKDAVLPGFAGFASPFRYEAQP, encoded by the coding sequence ATGAGCAAGTTCGTCTTCGAGCCCCTCGCCATTCCGGCCGTCGTGCTGATCAAGCCGAAGAAATTCGGCGATGCACGCGGCTACTTCATGGAAACCTATAGCGCCGAGGCCTTCGCGGCCGCCGGCATCGATGCCGCCTTCGTCCAGGACAATCAGTCGCTCTCGGCAACGCGCGGCGTGGTACGTGGCCTGCATTTCCAGGGACCACCAGCGGCGCAGGCCAAGCTGATCCGGGTGCTGAAGGGCGCGATCTTCGACGTCACTGTCGATATCCGCGTGGGATCGCCGAGCTATGGCAGATGGTGCGCGACGACGCTCACTGCCGAGGGCGCCGAGCAGCTCTTCGTGCCGCGTGGCTTCGCCCATGGTTTCTGCACGCTCGAGGCCGATACCGAGGTCGTCTACAAGGTCGATGGACCCTATGCGCCGGAGACCGAGGGCGGCATCGCCTGGAACGACCCTGAGCTTGCGATCGACTGGCCGGTCGCAGCCGCCGAGGCGCAGCTCTCCGGCAAGGATGCCGTCCTGCCCGGCTTTGCCGGTTTCGCCAGCCCGTTCCGCTACGAGGCCCAGCCATGA
- a CDS encoding MarR family transcriptional regulator: MSKSLEAPLESLVPFATTLHVRDHCLCLHVQRAARTLARLFDEALRPVDLTNQQFSLLMSLNRPEPPPIGPVANLLGMDRTTLTAALKPLERRGLVVVTAGEKDRRSRLLAITPEGVALLARALPIWQRTHDEVDARLGDFEPAKLRQALQAMS, translated from the coding sequence ATGTCAAAATCACTGGAAGCACCCCTCGAATCCCTCGTCCCCTTCGCCACGACGCTGCATGTGCGCGACCATTGCCTGTGCCTGCACGTCCAGCGCGCGGCGCGGACGCTGGCGCGATTGTTCGACGAGGCGCTGCGCCCGGTCGACCTGACCAATCAGCAATTCTCCCTCCTGATGTCGCTGAACCGGCCGGAACCCCCGCCGATCGGCCCGGTGGCGAACCTGCTCGGCATGGATCGGACGACGCTGACCGCGGCGCTGAAGCCGCTGGAGCGCCGCGGTCTCGTCGTCGTGACCGCCGGCGAGAAGGACCGCCGCAGCCGGCTCCTGGCAATTACGCCGGAGGGAGTTGCCCTGCTCGCGCGCGCCCTGCCGATCTGGCAGCGCACGCATGATGAGGTCGATGCCCGTCTCGGCGACTTCGAACCGGCCAAGCTCAGGCAGGCGCTTCAGGCCATGTCATAG
- a CDS encoding thioredoxin family protein, producing the protein MEHQVVSRSDWLDARKALLAREKEFTRLRDEINAERLALPWVKVDKTYVFDTPAGKKTLAELFDGRSQLVVYHFMFGSDWEAGCPGCSFIADHLGGTLAHLNNHDVTLTMVSRAPLAKIEGYKARMGWSVPWVSSFGSDFNFDHHVSFSPEELAEGAVLYNFTRTPSEQAHDELPGLSSFICNEAGEVFHTYSSYARGGEEMLTTLMILDRAPKGRNETSTLSFVKRHDEYEDGPKAHACCAA; encoded by the coding sequence ATGGAGCATCAGGTGGTTTCCCGTTCCGACTGGCTGGATGCGCGCAAGGCCCTGCTCGCCCGCGAGAAGGAGTTCACCCGGCTGCGCGACGAGATCAATGCGGAGCGGCTGGCCCTGCCCTGGGTCAAGGTCGACAAGACTTACGTGTTCGATACGCCTGCGGGCAAGAAGACACTGGCCGAGCTGTTCGACGGCCGCAGCCAGCTGGTGGTCTACCACTTCATGTTCGGGTCGGACTGGGAGGCGGGCTGCCCCGGCTGCTCCTTCATAGCCGATCATCTCGGCGGCACGCTGGCGCATCTCAACAACCATGACGTTACGCTCACCATGGTCTCGCGAGCGCCGCTCGCCAAGATCGAGGGCTACAAGGCGCGGATGGGCTGGAGCGTGCCCTGGGTCTCGTCCTTCGGCAGCGACTTCAACTTCGACCACCACGTCTCCTTTAGCCCGGAGGAGCTGGCTGAGGGTGCGGTGCTCTACAACTTCACGCGCACGCCGTCGGAGCAGGCCCATGACGAATTGCCCGGGCTCAGCTCCTTTATCTGCAACGAGGCGGGCGAAGTGTTCCACACCTACTCGTCCTACGCCCGCGGCGGCGAGGAGATGCTGACGACGCTGATGATCCTCGACCGCGCACCGAAGGGCCGCAACGAGACCTCGACGCTGAGCTTCGTCAAGCGCCACGACGAATACGAGGACGGGCCAAAAGCTCACGCCTGCTGCGCCGCCTGA
- a CDS encoding VOC family protein, whose protein sequence is MPQMIFVNLPVKDLDRSRAFFAALGFSFNLQFTDETAACMVISDTIFVMLLTHEKFKSFSPKPIADTSQALQVLLTLSRDSREAVDAIVAAALAAGGTTTDEPTDYGFMYDHSFLDLDGHAWGVMWMDPSAAQ, encoded by the coding sequence ATGCCACAGATGATTTTCGTCAACCTGCCGGTGAAGGACCTCGATAGGTCGAGGGCCTTCTTCGCGGCGCTCGGCTTTTCCTTCAACCTGCAATTCACAGACGAGACCGCCGCCTGCATGGTGATCAGCGACACCATCTTCGTGATGCTGCTGACCCATGAGAAGTTCAAAAGCTTCTCGCCGAAGCCGATCGCCGACACCAGCCAGGCTCTGCAGGTCCTGCTCACGCTCTCGCGCGACAGTCGCGAGGCGGTCGACGCGATCGTCGCGGCGGCGCTTGCCGCCGGCGGGACGACCACCGACGAGCCGACGGATTACGGCTTCATGTACGACCACAGCTTTCTGGATCTCGACGGCCACGCCTGGGGCGTGATGTGGATGGATCCGAGCGCTGCGCAATAG
- a CDS encoding anhydro-N-acetylmuramic acid kinase — MQPAWAIGLMTGTVLDGNIDIAAIRTDGTAVAEFGPWRLSPYRQEVRDLLAEAVQAALAWRFEGPEPAIFAQAERALTLAQSEAVAEFLAAEGIASSEVAAIGFHGQTVLHRAPTKERKGDTRQLGDGALMAWQLGIDVVYDFRTADVRAGGQGAPLVASYHAALLRSIGAGQETAVLNLGGVGNLSAFADAERVLAFDTGPGNAPLNDWIKQHGKGEMDRDGAFSLAGTVDEARLARLLEHRYLFAPYPKSLDRYDFTAAMADGLSFEDGAATLTAFTAGAVGRGLDLLPVRPRRLIVCGGGRRNPAIMAALNARTGTEAVPAEAVGWRGDAIEAECFAFLAMRRKAGLPISFPLTTGVAEPMTGGRIARAGSDQIGSI, encoded by the coding sequence ATGCAGCCTGCCTGGGCGATCGGCCTGATGACCGGAACGGTCCTCGACGGCAATATCGACATCGCCGCGATCCGCACCGATGGCACTGCTGTCGCCGAGTTCGGGCCGTGGCGGCTTTCGCCCTATCGCCAGGAGGTCCGTGATCTTCTGGCTGAAGCGGTTCAGGCGGCGCTGGCCTGGCGTTTCGAGGGGCCGGAGCCGGCGATCTTTGCGCAGGCCGAGCGCGCTTTGACATTGGCGCAGAGCGAAGCGGTCGCCGAGTTCCTCGCGGCCGAGGGCATCGCTTCGAGCGAAGTCGCGGCCATCGGCTTCCATGGTCAGACCGTGCTGCACCGCGCCCCGACCAAAGAGCGCAAGGGCGACACACGCCAGCTCGGCGACGGGGCGCTCATGGCGTGGCAGCTCGGTATCGACGTCGTCTACGATTTCCGCACCGCCGATGTCCGCGCCGGTGGTCAGGGTGCGCCGCTGGTCGCAAGCTATCACGCCGCGCTGTTGCGCAGCATCGGGGCCGGGCAGGAGACCGCGGTGCTCAATCTCGGTGGCGTCGGCAATCTCAGCGCCTTCGCCGATGCTGAGCGTGTCCTTGCCTTCGACACTGGCCCGGGCAATGCGCCGCTCAACGACTGGATCAAGCAGCACGGCAAGGGCGAGATGGACCGCGACGGCGCCTTCTCGCTCGCGGGCACTGTCGACGAAGCCAGGCTCGCGCGCCTGCTCGAGCACCGCTATCTCTTCGCGCCCTATCCGAAATCGCTCGACCGCTACGATTTCACGGCGGCCATGGCAGACGGACTCTCCTTCGAGGACGGAGCGGCGACGCTGACCGCCTTCACCGCCGGTGCTGTCGGGCGCGGGCTCGACCTGCTGCCGGTCAGACCACGGAGGCTGATCGTCTGCGGCGGCGGGCGACGCAACCCGGCGATCATGGCGGCGCTCAATGCCCGCACGGGCACTGAGGCGGTTCCGGCCGAGGCGGTCGGCTGGCGCGGCGATGCGATCGAGGCGGAGTGCTTCGCCTTCTTGGCCATGCGTCGCAAGGCCGGCCTGCCGATCTCCTTCCCGCTCACCACCGGCGTTGCCGAGCCGATGACGGGCGGGCGGATCGCGAGAGCTGGATCCGATCAGATTGGATCAATCTGA